The following proteins are encoded in a genomic region of Patescibacteria group bacterium:
- a CDS encoding SIMPL domain-containing protein, whose protein sequence is MEDTKQFFHNKHPKGIFKAVLVLLLLALTVFVCVEISNKIKIGRYIGQDVVSRNTISVSGTGEVYAKPDLAITSFTVKTEAKTVEGAMSDNTEKMNAVISAMKGAGVEDKDLKTTNFRISPRYEYRTDYSVESLSLPRPQTRVLVGYDVTQSLEVKIRDMAKIGDIIQKAVSAGANQAGGLQFTFDDPDGLKNQAREEAINEAKDKAELLAKQLGVRLSKITNFSEGGYYPPIYYDSAISAKAMSVEESVPQIETGENKISVNVTITYEIN, encoded by the coding sequence ATGGAAGATACAAAACAATTTTTTCATAACAAACATCCTAAAGGGATTTTCAAGGCAGTTTTAGTCCTGCTCCTGCTCGCCTTGACTGTTTTTGTGTGTGTAGAAATTTCCAATAAAATAAAAATAGGCAGATATATTGGTCAGGATGTGGTTTCAAGGAATACCATCTCCGTTAGTGGAACAGGCGAAGTATATGCTAAGCCGGACTTGGCAATTACGAGTTTCACCGTGAAAACAGAAGCTAAAACAGTAGAGGGTGCGATGTCGGACAATACCGAGAAAATGAATGCTGTTATTAGTGCGATGAAAGGCGCTGGAGTTGAAGACAAGGATTTAAAGACAACTAATTTTAGGATTTCCCCTCGCTATGAATACAGAACTGATTACAGCGTTGAATCATTATCATTGCCAAGGCCACAGACAAGGGTTTTGGTTGGATATGATGTAACCCAGTCGCTTGAGGTTAAAATAAGGGATATGGCGAAAATTGGAGACATTATCCAGAAAGCGGTTTCTGCTGGAGCCAATCAGGCAGGCGGGCTTCAATTTACTTTTGATGACCCAGATGGTTTGAAGAATCAAGCAAGAGAAGAAGCGATTAATGAGGCAAAAGATAAAGCAGAGTTATTGGCGAAACAGCTTGGCGTGAGATTGTCCAAGATTACCAATTTTAGCGAAGGTGGCTATTATCCGCCGATTTATTATGATAGCGCGATAAGCGCCAAAGCAATGAGCGTAGAAGAATCTGTACCGCAGATAGAAACAGGGGAGAACAAAATCTCGGTAAATGTGACTATTACTTACGAGATAAATTAA
- the argS gene encoding arginine--tRNA ligase: protein MDKEKLAGLIKKAILIAQKEGKLPDFNIPEILINYSEKQEYGDYNTAIAFSIAKQINQTPEIVAKILADYLAQEEETKSAKAKEGFVNFYFSDKEMQDSLNIILRQKDKYGSSKKGKGKVMVIDYSAPNIAKPFGVGHLRSTIIGQAIYNLYKFLGWKCIGDNHLGDWGTQFGKLITAIKKWNKRPLKDLSVSDLQELYVRFHTEAETKPEFLEESRQWFKKLEQGDKEARQIWKICVNTSIKEFDKVYDILGVKIDKVLGESFYEDKMEEVIDNAKRKSITQESQGALVIMLPGISVPLMLLKSDGATTYETRDLATIKYRLKKWKPDLIIYEVGADQKLHFEKVFKTAEMLDYKKGVEFKHIAHGLIRWEDRKFSTRKGDTIGLEEVLNEAIKRAEYIIMKPKEGENISAEQKEQIARQVGIGAVKYNDLSRQPERDVIFDLDRMVTLDGNSGPYLQYTAVRCQSVLDRAGKINKVIKEIKLNSEEKSIIRLLKIFPEIVKEAAEKFSPNLICNFAFELAQKYNIFYEKCQILNADSEQQKELRLAITTATRQVLENSLKLLGIVIPERM, encoded by the coding sequence ATGGATAAAGAGAAATTAGCAGGCCTTATCAAAAAGGCGATTTTAATAGCTCAAAAAGAAGGAAAGCTTCCTGATTTTAATATTCCGGAAATCTTGATAAATTATTCTGAAAAACAGGAATATGGGGATTATAATACAGCGATAGCATTTTCCATTGCCAAACAAATTAACCAGACCCCAGAAATAGTGGCAAAAATTTTGGCAGATTATCTGGCGCAGGAAGAAGAAACAAAATCCGCAAAAGCAAAAGAAGGTTTTGTGAATTTTTATTTTTCAGATAAAGAGATGCAAGATTCTTTGAATATTATTTTAAGACAGAAAGATAAATACGGCTCCAGCAAAAAAGGAAAAGGCAAGGTAATGGTGATAGATTATTCTGCTCCTAATATTGCTAAGCCATTTGGAGTCGGTCATCTCCGCTCTACAATCATTGGACAGGCGATATATAATTTGTATAAATTTTTGGGTTGGAAATGCATCGGCGACAATCATCTCGGCGATTGGGGCACCCAATTTGGCAAACTCATAACAGCAATAAAAAAATGGAACAAAAGACCATTAAAGGACTTATCTGTCTCTGATTTGCAGGAATTATATGTTAGATTTCATACTGAAGCAGAAACCAAGCCAGAGTTTTTAGAAGAATCAAGACAATGGTTTAAAAAACTTGAACAAGGAGATAAAGAAGCCAGACAAATTTGGAAAATATGCGTTAATACAAGCATAAAAGAGTTTGACAAGGTATATGATATTCTCGGCGTAAAAATAGACAAAGTATTGGGAGAAAGTTTTTATGAGGACAAGATGGAAGAAGTGATTGATAATGCCAAAAGAAAAAGCATTACCCAAGAAAGCCAAGGCGCATTGGTAATTATGCTACCTGGGATAAGTGTTCCGCTGATGCTTTTAAAATCAGATGGAGCCACTACCTATGAAACAAGGGATTTGGCAACTATTAAATATAGGTTGAAAAAATGGAAACCAGACCTAATTATCTATGAAGTCGGGGCTGACCAAAAACTTCATTTTGAAAAAGTGTTCAAAACAGCAGAAATGCTTGACTACAAAAAAGGCGTTGAGTTTAAGCATATTGCTCATGGCTTGATTCGCTGGGAAGACCGAAAGTTCTCCACTAGAAAAGGAGACACCATCGGCTTAGAAGAGGTCTTAAACGAAGCAATCAAAAGAGCTGAATACATTATTATGAAACCAAAAGAAGGCGAGAATATCAGCGCTGAACAAAAAGAACAAATTGCCAGACAAGTTGGAATCGGAGCGGTAAAATACAATGATTTGTCCCGCCAACCAGAAAGAGATGTTATATTTGATTTAGACAGAATGGTAACGCTTGATGGCAATTCAGGCCCTTATCTTCAATATACTGCTGTGCGATGCCAAAGCGTTTTAGACAGAGCAGGAAAAATAAACAAAGTGATAAAAGAAATTAAATTAAATTCAGAAGAAAAATCCATTATCCGTCTTTTAAAAATCTTTCCAGAGATTGTAAAAGAAGCAGCTGAAAAATTTTCTCCGAACTTGATTTGCAATTTTGCTTTTGAGTTGGCGCAAAAATATAATATTTTCTATGAGAAGTGCCAGATTTTGAACGCTGACAGCGAACAGCAAAAAGAGCTCCGCCTTGCTATTACAACTGCGACAAGGCAGGTTTTGGAGAATAGCTTAAAATTATTAGGGATAGTTATCCCTGAAAGAATGTAA